The Aethina tumida isolate Nest 87 chromosome 6, icAetTumi1.1, whole genome shotgun sequence nucleotide sequence AGACTTCTGTTGgtgtttttttgaaaatttcacgATTTTTGTGCCTTTTTATactagttttgaaattaatatagattgaaaaataattactatttattagtttCTCGTTCATTGATGTGTTGTTGTTGGTTTTTGGTAGAAAACGgataattttcttgtttttctcgAATCCAACGACTTAatcataatcataattaaaaatataacaatgtagttataatatctgaaataaacaacaaaagttCTTGGCTACTAACTATAATAACcgtatataaacaataataataataataaaacataaatatgctATGTTTAACTCGATAGATTAGTGGAAaaaacactctaatccggatgTGATACATTTCAACaattatatcattaaattatataaaaaatcgtaTATAATCTCAAGAAAACTACGAAAAACATCAGtattatcatcatcatcatgtTTCAACCTATTGTTGTCGTTGGGGTTTTGCTTCTAGCAACCCAGTCACAAGTAAGTACCAAGTGAGTCATCAAATTCTTTGTTAATGAGCAATTTATTTAGTGTATCACAACAGTCTTCCAAACTAATGATCCCAGAGCAAATTTGGAGTATCAGAATGGTTGCCAATCAGATACTGGAGTGACTCAAGAACAAATAACTGCCCTAGAACACGATGGAGAAGTTACTGAAGACATCAACTGTTActtcaaatgtatttttatgagGAGTGGCCTGTTTGATGAGAACGGGATAATTCAAGTGGAGAACATTAGGAGCAACCCCTTCATGGACAACATTGATTTTGattgtttacaaaatttgaacGCCATCAACGAATGCAACGACATGAACCAATTATACAATTGTAACATATAACTGTAGTTAATTAGACATAATTTAAGAGTTAATAAATGTAGTAAGGCATCAACTTgtcgtttaatttaaataataaaataaaattgacacaaaatttaatcgaGTTAGTTCTTTAAAATCGCCTGGCCACATCTGTCGATGCTATCAACAACGGTGCAGGCTTTCGTGACCGGAATTTTGGACAGGCAGCTCGCCATTTGTTTGCCGAAACTTTCGCCGTACATTGCGGTCAATTGAGTTTGCCATTTTCCGGCCAGAACTTTTCCATTTTCGCCTATCAGCTTCGATTTGATCATCAGGCAGCGGTCCAGGCATTTTTCGGCGTCTTTCACCTTCATGTTGCGATCAGCGCGGAACTGTTTGTCTGTCTGGTCCATGCACTGGTTGTAATCGGCTTCCGAGATGTAAATTTGAGTGGAGACCGTCTGGACACGTAAGTTCGAATAGAGTGCACAACTAATTTGTCACGTACCTTTAGTAAAAGAGCGGCAGCGaggaaaataatgtatttttgttgCATTTTTAGTTAACAAACGAGTTACCAGCTATTTGATGGGTATTTTATAGATGTATTTGATGTAGTTTTAATGGAGGTCCATTGTAATAAGcagaaaataagtttttgttgtgtaatataaaaaatcttagtATAATAGATTgaacaatgaaaaaattgtatattgtaatttattaaattaatgtagacTGGTTGCATATAGTGCCCTCATGTTCCTAAAACGACTGCACTATACATTTCTATTCAGTGATTCccacaaaacatttttgttacatttgtAGTTAACAAACAAGTTACAAGCTATTTGATGGATGTTTTATAGGTGTATTTAATGTAGTTTTAATGGAGGTCCAttgtaataaacataaattaagtttttgttgtgtagtataaaaaatctattattcgAAACAATGCATTATTAAGTTAATGTAGACTAGGTTGCAGATATCACCTTCACGTTCATAAAACGACTATACTATACATTTCAATTTAGTGATTCccacaaaacaccaaaaacaaAGCTATAGTTTGTGGGTTTTATGTGTAACGTTGATTGCCTATATTTACACATCAGGGACGTAGTTGCCTATGGTAATTCATTGTGTGCGTGACATGAATACCTTGTGTCACGCTCAAATCATGATGTAATACTGCGAATCTAACAGAATGGAATATTGGTTACCACAAAAGGTTTACTTACTCACTTATTTACTtactaaaaacatatttaattagcttgaaatgtattaataaatattgcccaattaataatttaaaaaaataattaaaaaaactaattaaatatttattaaacatcaatcaGTCATAAAGTTGTCAATTACAAACACAAAAATGTTCAACTGATCGTATCAAAATTGATTCAACAATGAGTACTTTAGCAGTAAGTTCGgtttaaaactaaacaattaatagaTGATTTTAATCTTTCAGCCTGGCAGACGGTTTTGCGCTTTCGAACCGAGATCGAGAGGCGTCTACATTTGCGAGCTCGATCAGATATGTTGCAAAACTGGATGTTGTCCCAATATAACTCACAATTACATCAACACCTGGTACTTCTGGTAAAAAACCTAATTATCTAGGGGGTACCCGAGTAAATGattgattgaattaatttagggTCGGGGTAACGTTGATAATCTTCTTTTTCTACGCCTTGGCCGAATACTGCAAACGCATGGAGAAAACCAGACTGAGGAGGCTGACCCACAGACTGGCACCGAACAGGAGATTGGTGAGACAGCTCAGGACGCCACAGTTGAACGTCGACAATTTTTTGGACCGGCTCATTCAATCCTATTCGAACCGTAAGTCATTTCGTGTCGATAACCAAAAGTGATCTGGCTAAATTGCAGCAACACCAGTTCAAACAAGACTGGAACGACCTGCTGAGCCTCCTTCGTACAACGAAGCTCTGGGTATGCCCAGACCGTCGAAGAAGCGGGACTATGTCACTGTGGAGGTGCATCGAAATGCGGACAATCGAAAGAGGGAGGAAATTTTAGTGCCCAGTTACGACGAAGCTTTACACATTGACGATAATATtactgataataataataaatgagcgTGTTTTTGCCAATTTGTTTACGTTCTTATCGAATCCGTTGGTTCGGGTACAGCAACTCGAGTCCGCGGAGTTTACGCAAAACGCACACGTTCGCCGGAAAATCAATATGAGCGCACGTCGCGACGTCGCGACACCTTAACAGGGCGTCGTTCGTGCCGCGTTCGCCGGTTCCTCGACGTTCCACTGAAAAACAACCGATTCCATGAACTAGAACGACTCCAACGACCGTCACGATGAGTGTCAAGGTAAAAACGCTTTGATTAAACGCATTTTCGTCCGGCCCCGTATAGCGATGTGTTTGTTTTCATCAACCGGTTGATTTGCGTCACTTGTACGGCTCTTGCGGCTCCTCCAGAGGTTCCAAAACTCGAAACGCACCGCCGCCACACCTCTTCGCACGCCGTCCCGTACGTGTGCCGAAATTGTTGGCGGATCGATTGGACGCGGATCAGGCCGGCGCGGAGGTCGGAGGCTGCGTCGGGAGGTGCGAACACGATAAGCAAACGTCGACCGTTTTTCGGGAGGCTTGTTTGGGCGTCCCTGAGACAAGAAgcgattaaacaatttaaaattatcgctCGGATGTTCGGTGAACATGTGTGTTTATATCTAGTACGTTTGGAGCGTGTGCGAAATGCGCCAcgtctatttttaaatcaccCCAAATTGTTTTAGTACTCGGTCGCGCGCGTATTGAAAATGTGAACGGTTTGCTTTGATAAGGTAACACTTTTCCTTTTTTTCTACGTTCATCGTTTTATCTGTCCTTATCTGTTTATCGTTTGAACCACACCAGACCACGAAAACCATGTCTTTGTTCCACAGTTGCATGAAGCCAGAAGTAAGTTCAAACACACATGACGATAAATTAAAACGGgtccttaattaaattattcaattaagttGATTAGATGAACACAACAGATCGATTGGTGGTTGATTAAAGTGTTTTCCAAACAACGTTTACGTGCTTAAATTAGTTATCTCTGTGTGTTCAGGTACAAGTGacgtttatttgtttatttaacaggtgtttttaaacattaagcTTTTTGGTATTGACTTTTTTATTGCAAAACTGTCTTAGttatatttccatttattgttttatggcTTTCACTTGTTGATTTGTCTTCAATTCACTCAATTGTCTACTTATCATTTTTTCCTTCATCTGGTGCAGAAGCTTTAGCTTCATTAACGCTTTTGGTGTTCACTTCTGATTAGGTTTTCTCACATTTTCCCTTGTTTATTTGTCTTCGTTTCATTCGGTTTTTTCGTCACTAATTTTTCCTTCGGACGATTGAAGAATATAATTCCTCAAGGTTCCattgatatttttctaattaacgtGTACGTTCTAAAATTAggtatttaaatgtgtttatatACGAGtaactttgtttatttgttttagaaacATTAAACCTTTTGGTGTTActatacatatttaacataaaccaattcaattttaacaaaagttCATTTCTAATTAGTTTTCTCAACTTTGTTCTGTTCATaaataccatttttttttttgtaacatttagcccataaaattaaatatttatatgtgttTATGTATGAGTAACTTAGTTTATTTGTTGTGCTGATGTTTTAAAGACACTAAACCTCTTCTAGTTTTATTAAAGGTTCACTTCTAATTTGTCCATCTAACTTTTTGACTTGTTGATTTGTCTCATTATTTCCAACTTAAGGTTCTgttctttcaaaaattgtattttcctGAACgtgatattaagaaaaaagacAAAACCTTGACTGAAAGTAAacctttattgaaataaaacgaatttacaaacaaaatttgggCAGCAAGTGCTTTAATTAGCTGTTAATATAATTGCAGATGACACGATATACAAACGCTGACTTCGCAGATGACGACAGCGTCAACAGCGTCCAACTGACCGAAGGTAACACCTCCAAACTCACCCAAACGATTGTGAAAACCCATTTTTTCCAGGGATCAGTACAAGTGCAACTCATATCAGGTACCATGCCGGCAACAGCATCTGGAAACTGCGATCTCCCTTAGAAAAAGTCTTGCTTCTCCTGACCGGCGTGCTGTTGTTCGTCGTCTTCATCCTGGCTATCATCTTGCACGTGGCCGAGCACAAAAACATGGAAATAATGGTCAACAACGACAAACTCCTGGAGGACGGTCCGTGCATGAACGAGAGCTGCATCCACATCGCCAGCAACCTGCTCAAATCCATGGACAGCAAGGTGGATCCGTGCGACGACTTCTACGCGTACGCCTGCAACGGCTGGATCAAGTCCAATCCGATACCCGACGGCAAATCGTCCTGGGAAACGTTCATGAAGCTGGGACAGCAGAACCAGAACGTCATCAAGCACGTGCTGGAGAAACCGTACGAGGAACTCAAGTCGAAGGCTGAGAAGAAGGCGAAGCTGTACTACGAGTCGTGTCTGGACGCCAACGACACGATGGAGAAGCTCGGGGCGCAGCCTTTGTTGGATGTTCTGGCCAACATGGGCGGATGGAACGTGACCGGTAACTTTAGCGTCAGCAACTGGTCGTTCCAGAAAGTTTTGCAAATGGtccaaaacaaatataatattgggGCACTGTTCTCCTATGCTGTAGGTGAAGATGACAAAAATTCCTCTAGGTACATCCTCCAGGTTGACCAAAGTGGTCTCACTCTTCCAACCAGAGATAACTACTTGAACAAAACCAAAGaacatgttaaaattttggacGCTTACTTGGATTACATGACAAAGGTGATTTTTAaggatttcttttaaatattcaatgtcAGTTGTTGGTTTTAGACAGGGGTTTTGCTTGGAGGCGAAGAGAAGTCCACCAGGATGCAAATGAAGGCTGTCATAGAGTTCGAGACTAGGTTGGCCAATATTACAACACCAAGTGACGTTAGACGAGATGAATCCTCTTTGTATCATCTTATGACCGTTGAGGAATTACAAGTTATTGCaaattttgtaagtaaatCACCCATAGTTAGGTTtgatttaacttatttttacttCAGACTAAGTGGAGAGACTTTTTTGAAGACGCCATGAGGATAGTATCCAGAAAAGTCAGTCCTAAAGAGCCGATTGTTGTTTATGCAGTTGATTATCTACGCAACCTGACACAACTTGTGAACGAGTACAACAGTACAACTCAaggaaaaatgtaataatgacACATATATACCATCTAaagtattaacaattaatgttGTAGCGTTTTGAACAACTACATGGTGTGGCAAACTGTAAGAGTTTTCGCACTGTATCTGTCGAAGGCTTTTAGAGATGCTTACAAAGATTTTAGAACAGCCTTAATGGGACCTGCAGGTGGGGAAGAACCTCAATGGAGGTACTGTGTTGAAGACACCACCAATGTTTTAGGTAAGTTCCTTGTTGTAACTGTGATGGGAAGAAGAAGAAATTTTGACAACAGTATGTGTTTTGTGACAGTTTGTTACGTTTTATTGATGCACATTTCTTTTTGAGTTTTTTCCCATTTTTTTGATGATGGAGCAAGGAACTTCCATGCCAGACGACAAAGGGTCGCCATCAACTGACCAAATTCTTGTGAAATTCATGGACGTGTCCTACACCTACATGATCTACTCCAACTTCTACAACAAGAACGCAACCATCGAGAGTTTAATGGACGACATCTTAAGAAATTACACGTTGTACCATTCTTGGCACGTTGACTTCCTCCAACCTCCTTACCTGGCTGAGGAGCAGACTCTAGAAGAGTTAAACCTGCCACACAACGAACTGACAATACACACGGATTTGTGTTTTATAACAGGAGACGAGAACGCTgtcattaaagtaaaattagacGATGATAAGACGGTCACAGTCGCAATCTTCAACGATAGAATATGCAGGTCCGTGCTTGGGGGATATCAGCATGTCTGCAACAACAAGATCTACCACCACACATGGACGCAAACGGGACCAAGTCCCGATGAAGTACCACCATGGAACAAAGCCCATAGAGACACCCAGACGATCTACGTCAGGAACAGACGCATCAAACAACCTTACGCTAGGGCCCAACAGACGCAAAGCTATCACCATAACTTTTGGATCAACAACGTGGCCAATCGCATCGTTCGATCTGGCCAATACGAAACCGCCGACGAGTGGGAGGCACGCATCAAGCTGTTGGAGAAAATCGAGTTCTTACAAAAGTGTTGTCGTGCTGCAATGATCAGAAAAAAGCTACACGAACAAAGCGATGAGTACCACAAGAGGATGCGCCTGGCGCACGAGCACAGGGTGGAGGAACGTCTCGAGGACCAGCACAGGAAGACCATAGGGTTGATCGGGAAGGTTCTGCCCTTGAGTGAGCACGACGTGGCCGTTTTGTACTCCATGTTGCAGAAGTGGAAGAAGAAGGAACTGGAGAGGATACGGATGACGTATTCGGGCCCCGCCAAGATTGTGCACGAGAAAGTGATGCTGGAGAAGGAGCTGGAGGTGTTGAAGGGGCTGAGGAACGCTAGGGCCAGACTGAAGGGTGACATAGAAGTCGCTACCATTGTTAAGGTGTTCAGGGAGGTGGGCTTGCCCATCACCTGGACCACGGAGAAGTTGACGAAGGTCTCCATGGACACGTTGGAGACGCAAAAGGCGAGGCAGTACTTTTACATGTACAAACAGTTGTACGACTGCAAAACGTTCGAGCAATACCACGCGGTGTTCGATGTTTTAAGGAACGAGTTGTCTGGCCACAAGTGTGCGGAAGGAATGCAAATCTTGAAGCTCATCGACCGAGTGTCGACGATGATGGACAGGAAGCTCCCGAAAGCAAGCTGGGAGGTCTCCGTGAGGATGATACAGTTCCTCTTCTATCAGCACCTGTTCCAGGACAGCTGCAACAACGGAATGACGGACAGGATGAGGCGACTCAAGGAGAAGAGCATGGAGAAAAATCTGGAGATGTGCCTCAAGTGCAACAAGTTGTGCAATCGGGAGGTGATGTTCTTCAACGGCAACGTGAAGAAATTGAGGATTTGCAAGATGTGCAACTGGAAGTACGGAGCAGAAGTAGACATGCCACCCTACAAGTTTATACTGAAGCAAATCAGGAAGTATGAGCGTTTACACAACGGTACCTCCTCCATGTGTTTCATACTCCAAGACAGCGACGTATACAAAATCATCTCGGACATTTGGCACAACCACTCCGCCTTATCTGAGAGTAAGGACATCTACGAGTTGAGGCTGCCCAGATGGGATAAAAGGCAGGAGTGGTCACCATGGAATTGCATCCTGTTGACGAACAAAGAAGCCATTCAACATCTGAAAATTGAGGACCTCAAAACAGTTTACGATGAAGCTTTTTGCAACCACATTTTAGACAAGCACGTCTTATCCAAGACGTTGTTTAAACAAATGATTTATGTTGACCGACactttagtaataaaatgaatcttGATCCTCGATTGGATGGCGAGAAGGAGTACATCGAGTTTGTGCCTGTCAACAGTAAATTGAGGATATATTATTCGTgtcattaattgtaataaatgttttttgtaatttggtGTATTTCTTCTGGAGAGAGGGGTGCAcataaatgaaacatttatcTTAACATCTGTACTTTTTGCAGGATTTGCAATCGGAGCCATATTTGTAAGAGAGGTCTTCCATCAGGAGTCGAAGGTGCGAGCTGAAGAGATGATAAACAATGTTAGAAACGCCTTTAAGAGCAACATCAAGAACTTAAAGTGGATGGACGAAGAAACCAGGAAAAAAGCCATAGAAAAAGCTGACGCCATCTCTGACATGATTGGTACATGCTTCCATGATCCACTCTTATCGTTTTAACTTGTTTTGCTTTGCAGGTTATCCGGAATTTATTAAGAACGTGACAAAACTAGACGAAAGATATGACAAACTGGTAGTAAGGAATGACacgtatttcaaaaataacctCAACATCTTCTTTTACAACTTAAGGAAAAATCTAGAGAAAATCGATGAGAAGGTGAACAAGGCGACTTGGAGTATGGCTCCTTCAACCGTCAATGCATATTACACACCCACCAAGAATCAAATGGTCTTCCCCGCTGGTATCCTACAAAATCCTTTCTACGACCCAACCTATCCACCCTACTTGAACTACGGAGGCATGGGGGTGGTTATGGGGCATGAGCTGACCCACGGCTTTGACGACCAAGGACGTCAGTTCGACAAGGACGGCAACCTGAACCACTGGTGGAACAATCGCACCATCGACAAGTTCAAACAGAGAACCAAATGCGTCATCGACCAATACCGTAAGTTTAAACCCCTCCAGCTAGTTtgccattaaaattatgaattccaGACGACTACAACGTGAGCGGTACCAACATAAACGGCAACAAAACGCTAGGTGAAAACATCGCCGACAACGGTGGTCTCAAAGCTTCGTATCACGCCTACTTGGCCCTCATGAAGGGCAAACCTGAGCCAAAACGTTTACCTGGCTTGAGCTTGAACCATAGGCAGCTGTTCTTCCTGGCGTTTGCGCAGGTTTGGTGCAGCACGGTGACGAAGGAGGCGACCAACTTCCAGATCGAGAAGGACTCGCACTCACCCGCCAAATACAGGGTGATTGGGGCGTTGAGCAACCTGAAGGAGTTCAGCGAGGAGTTCGGCTGCAAAGTTGGGGCGAGGATGAATCCCAAGAAGAAGTGTGAGGTTTGGTAGATCTGAGGTGGGGACCACTTATTTGTCGTTACGTTAAACTTTTGGTTTTTGATATAgctttgtataataataatagtgttTAAACAAAACGGTGTCTCGTAGACACGCCTAACGATGAATGTGTTTTatcatatcaatttatttatgtaaattatgtattttaactgtgatataataatatatgtaaatatttagaggttgttggttttattaattttttttcagcgATCGGTCGGTCGGTCGGTCGGTCTGTCGGTCGGTGGTTGCAAATCCTTGAATACACCTGAATCTTTGCTCACCTAGTTTTAGTCACAGGAAAAACAAAGTTCAAGCGtagtaaagaatttttttttcggcTGGAAACAATTGAATTTTCGGATGTGCACTTGAAAATCGGTGGCCGTGTATCGAATACGTGACTCATTCTAAAACAAACCTATAAATACCGTGTTTTTATTGGCCTTAGTGTCGCGTTACAGCTTTCGCCACACAAATCCGATCGTGAAATCAAACGGCGACTCAAATGCCAACTAATCGAACTGCGCCAGCACGATAAATCGAATTCTCGCGCCAAATTGCTGCTTTTCTCTCTTCTTTCGACGATGATGTAAGCGGCGGATAATGAAAACAACGAACCGTTTATAAAGGTTCACAATGCTCAACTGTTTCAACTAGTTTCACAACTGTCTAAAAAAATTCACTGTTCactaactatttaaatttagtgttttggAGGAAAATGGGGGATGattctcttaattttattccaaacCGGTTTGGAAGttacacatatatatatatatatatatatatatatatatatatatatatatattaatttcaactgTCTTATACTTATCTCGTCAAGTTGTATGGAACTGTAAAACTCTTGTGagcaattctatataaaactaGATAGACTTCTGGAACCTCCTAATCAATTTTCTAAGATACAAAGATATTTGGGCAGGTTTCTAACTAATTTcgtataaaactaaaatagttATGACACTTCCTAatcaattctgtataaaattaagagacTATTTAATCTTCTTAAGTAAagctgtataaaattaagatagttttgaaactttttaa carries:
- the LOC126265814 gene encoding uncharacterized protein LOC126265814; this translates as MFQPIVVVGVLLLATQSQCITTVFQTNDPRANLEYQNGCQSDTGVTQEQITALEHDGEVTEDINCYFKCIFMRSGLFDENGIIQVENIRSNPFMDNIDFDCLQNLNAINECNDMNQLYNCNI
- the LOC126265815 gene encoding uncharacterized protein LOC126265815, with protein sequence MQQKYIIFLAAALLLKTVSTQIYISEADYNQCMDQTDKQFRADRNMKVKDAEKCLDRCLMIKSKLIGENGKVLAGKWQTQLTAMYGESFGKQMASCLSKIPVTKACTVVDSIDRCGQAILKN
- the LOC109603263 gene encoding endothelin-converting enzyme homolog isoform X2; translation: MSVKMTRYTNADFADDDSVNSVQLTEGISTSATHIRYHAGNSIWKLRSPLEKVLLLLTGVLLFVVFILAIILHVAEHKNMEIMVNNDKLLEDGPCMNESCIHIASNLLKSMDSKVDPCDDFYAYACNGWIKSNPIPDGKSSWETFMKLGQQNQNVIKHVLEKPYEELKSKAEKKAKLYYESCLDANDTMEKLGAQPLLDVLANMGGWNVTGNFSVSNWSFQKVLQMVQNKYNIGALFSYAVGEDDKNSSRYILQVDQSGLTLPTRDNYLNKTKEHVKILDAYLDYMTKTGVLLGGEEKSTRMQMKAVIEFETRLANITTPSDVRRDESSLYHLMTVEELQVIANFTKWRDFFEDAMRIVSRKVSPKEPIVVYAVDYLRNLTQLVNEYNSTTQGKIVLNNYMVWQTVRVFALYLSKAFRDAYKDFRTALMGPAGGEEPQWRYCVEDTTNVLGFAIGAIFVREVFHQESKVRAEEMINNVRNAFKSNIKNLKWMDEETRKKAIEKADAISDMIGYPEFIKNVTKLDERYDKLVVRNDTYFKNNLNIFFYNLRKNLEKIDEKVNKATWSMAPSTVNAYYTPTKNQMVFPAGILQNPFYDPTYPPYLNYGGMGVVMGHELTHGFDDQGRQFDKDGNLNHWWNNRTIDKFKQRTKCVIDQYHDYNVSGTNINGNKTLGENIADNGGLKASYHAYLALMKGKPEPKRLPGLSLNHRQLFFLAFAQVWCSTVTKEATNFQIEKDSHSPAKYRVIGALSNLKEFSEEFGCKVGARMNPKKKCEVW
- the LOC109603263 gene encoding endothelin-converting enzyme homolog isoform X1, with the translated sequence MSLFHSCMKPEMTRYTNADFADDDSVNSVQLTEGISTSATHIRYHAGNSIWKLRSPLEKVLLLLTGVLLFVVFILAIILHVAEHKNMEIMVNNDKLLEDGPCMNESCIHIASNLLKSMDSKVDPCDDFYAYACNGWIKSNPIPDGKSSWETFMKLGQQNQNVIKHVLEKPYEELKSKAEKKAKLYYESCLDANDTMEKLGAQPLLDVLANMGGWNVTGNFSVSNWSFQKVLQMVQNKYNIGALFSYAVGEDDKNSSRYILQVDQSGLTLPTRDNYLNKTKEHVKILDAYLDYMTKTGVLLGGEEKSTRMQMKAVIEFETRLANITTPSDVRRDESSLYHLMTVEELQVIANFTKWRDFFEDAMRIVSRKVSPKEPIVVYAVDYLRNLTQLVNEYNSTTQGKIVLNNYMVWQTVRVFALYLSKAFRDAYKDFRTALMGPAGGEEPQWRYCVEDTTNVLGFAIGAIFVREVFHQESKVRAEEMINNVRNAFKSNIKNLKWMDEETRKKAIEKADAISDMIGYPEFIKNVTKLDERYDKLVVRNDTYFKNNLNIFFYNLRKNLEKIDEKVNKATWSMAPSTVNAYYTPTKNQMVFPAGILQNPFYDPTYPPYLNYGGMGVVMGHELTHGFDDQGRQFDKDGNLNHWWNNRTIDKFKQRTKCVIDQYHDYNVSGTNINGNKTLGENIADNGGLKASYHAYLALMKGKPEPKRLPGLSLNHRQLFFLAFAQVWCSTVTKEATNFQIEKDSHSPAKYRVIGALSNLKEFSEEFGCKVGARMNPKKKCEVW
- the LOC109603263 gene encoding endothelin-converting enzyme homolog isoform X3, with amino-acid sequence MTRYTNADFADDDSVNSVQLTEGISTSATHIRYHAGNSIWKLRSPLEKVLLLLTGVLLFVVFILAIILHVAEHKNMEIMVNNDKLLEDGPCMNESCIHIASNLLKSMDSKVDPCDDFYAYACNGWIKSNPIPDGKSSWETFMKLGQQNQNVIKHVLEKPYEELKSKAEKKAKLYYESCLDANDTMEKLGAQPLLDVLANMGGWNVTGNFSVSNWSFQKVLQMVQNKYNIGALFSYAVGEDDKNSSRYILQVDQSGLTLPTRDNYLNKTKEHVKILDAYLDYMTKTGVLLGGEEKSTRMQMKAVIEFETRLANITTPSDVRRDESSLYHLMTVEELQVIANFTKWRDFFEDAMRIVSRKVSPKEPIVVYAVDYLRNLTQLVNEYNSTTQGKIVLNNYMVWQTVRVFALYLSKAFRDAYKDFRTALMGPAGGEEPQWRYCVEDTTNVLGFAIGAIFVREVFHQESKVRAEEMINNVRNAFKSNIKNLKWMDEETRKKAIEKADAISDMIGYPEFIKNVTKLDERYDKLVVRNDTYFKNNLNIFFYNLRKNLEKIDEKVNKATWSMAPSTVNAYYTPTKNQMVFPAGILQNPFYDPTYPPYLNYGGMGVVMGHELTHGFDDQGRQFDKDGNLNHWWNNRTIDKFKQRTKCVIDQYHDYNVSGTNINGNKTLGENIADNGGLKASYHAYLALMKGKPEPKRLPGLSLNHRQLFFLAFAQVWCSTVTKEATNFQIEKDSHSPAKYRVIGALSNLKEFSEEFGCKVGARMNPKKKCEVW
- the LOC126265813 gene encoding IQ and ubiquitin-like domain-containing protein; protein product: MMEQGTSMPDDKGSPSTDQILVKFMDVSYTYMIYSNFYNKNATIESLMDDILRNYTLYHSWHVDFLQPPYLAEEQTLEELNLPHNELTIHTDLCFITGDENAVIKVKLDDDKTVTVAIFNDRICRSVLGGYQHVCNNKIYHHTWTQTGPSPDEVPPWNKAHRDTQTIYVRNRRIKQPYARAQQTQSYHHNFWINNVANRIVRSGQYETADEWEARIKLLEKIEFLQKCCRAAMIRKKLHEQSDEYHKRMRLAHEHRVEERLEDQHRKTIGLIGKVLPLSEHDVAVLYSMLQKWKKKELERIRMTYSGPAKIVHEKVMLEKELEVLKGLRNARARLKGDIEVATIVKVFREVGLPITWTTEKLTKVSMDTLETQKARQYFYMYKQLYDCKTFEQYHAVFDVLRNELSGHKCAEGMQILKLIDRVSTMMDRKLPKASWEVSVRMIQFLFYQHLFQDSCNNGMTDRMRRLKEKSMEKNLEMCLKCNKLCNREVMFFNGNVKKLRICKMCNWKYGAEVDMPPYKFILKQIRKYERLHNGTSSMCFILQDSDVYKIISDIWHNHSALSESKDIYELRLPRWDKRQEWSPWNCILLTNKEAIQHLKIEDLKTVYDEAFCNHILDKHVLSKTLFKQMIYVDRHFSNKMNLDPRLDGEKEYIEFVPVNSKLRIYYSCH